A stretch of DNA from Mycobacteriales bacterium:
GTAGGCAGGTCGGCCGGCGGCGGGCTCGACCAGTCGCCGGCCGCCTGGGCCAGCTGGATCACCACGCCCGGCGCATCCTTCGGGTGCAGGAACGCTTCCTTCCAGTGGTCCGACGACAGGTCGACGCTCACCGGGCGGTAGCCGGCGAGCTCTGCCTGGCCGAGCGCCGAGACGAGGTCGCGGACCTTGTAGGTGAGGTGGTGCGGGCCCGGGCCGTTGCGGTCGAGGAACCGCTGCAGGAAGTCGTTGTGCTCGACCAGGTTCGGTTCGAGCACCTCGAGCCGCATGCCGTTGCCGAACGCGACCTGCGCGGCCGTGAACCCGACCGACTCGCCGCGCGAGATCCATCGCCCGCCGAGGTCGCCGGCGTAGCGCGGCCACGCGCCGTCCTGGTCGTAGGTCGCGACGGCGACGTGGTCGAGCTGGATTCCCTGGATTCCCGAGCCGGTGGTCACGGGGTGCCAGCGTACCTAGTGGTCCGGCCCGCGACCGACCGTGGAGCGACGACCAGCCACGCGGCGATGACCGCGCCGATCGCGCCCGAGACCAGCAGCGGCACCTGCCCGTCACCGCCCCAGGCGAGGCCCGCCCACACGCCGGCGAGCAGCACGGCCGCCCCGATCGCGCCCTGGAAGACGCCCTGCGCACTGCCCTGCCGGCCGTCCGGGACCAGCGTCGAGATCCACGCCTTGCCCACGCCGTCGGTGAAGGCCGTGAACGCGCCGTAGACCGTCAGCAGCACCCACGCGGCGGCGTGGTCGCGCGTCGCGCCGAGTCCGACGTACGCCGTGGCGAAGAACAGCAACCCGGCACCGAAGACCCGCGCCCGCGGCCAGCGGTCCGACAGCGCGCCGGCCGGGTAGGACAGCGCGGCGTAGACCGCGTTGTAGGTGATGTAGGCGCCGATGATGGTGGCGAGACCGAAGCCGATGTCGTGCAGCCGCAGCAGCAGCAGCGCGTCGGGAAAGTTGACCAGGCTGAACGCCGTCAGCACCAGGACCACCCGCCAGAACGACGGCGACAGCTGCTCCACCGCGGCGGCCGATGGTGCGCCCACGGGCGGCGTCTCGCCGGCGGTCTTGGCGGTGCCCACGCGACGTGCCGCGACCGGCGGGCCATTCTCGCGGACCGCCGCGACGAGCAGGACGCTGAGTACGGCGGGAGCTATGGCGATCAGCAACAGCGGGCGGATGTGGTGGTCGAGCAGCTCGTAGACCGCGAGCCCGAGGCCCGGCCCTACGACCGCGCCCATCGTGTCGGCCATCCGGTGGAAGCCGATCGCGCGCCCCCGGGCCTCCCGCGGGATGCCGACGACCAGCAGGGCGTCGCGTGGCGTGCCCCGCACCCCCTTCCCGAACCGGTCGACGACTCGGCCGGCCAG
This window harbors:
- a CDS encoding MFS transporter, yielding MTERRPWLTRNLVVLSGVSFLQDAASELVYPVLPIFLTVTLGAPAAVVGAIEGMAEGVAAVTKLVAGRVADRVRRRPLIGAGYGLAALGKVLVAVATVWPVVLAGRVVDRFGKGVRGTPRDALLVVGIPREARGRAIGFHRMADTMGAVVGPGLGLAVYELLDHHIRPLLLIAIAPAVLSVLLVAAVRENGPPVAARRVGTAKTAGETPPVGAPSAAAVEQLSPSFWRVVLVLTAFSLVNFPDALLLLRLHDIGFGLATIIGAYITYNAVYAALSYPAGALSDRWPRARVFGAGLLFFATAYVGLGATRDHAAAWVLLTVYGAFTAFTDGVGKAWISTLVPDGRQGSAQGVFQGAIGAAVLLAGVWAGLAWGGDGQVPLLVSGAIGAVIAAWLVVAPRSVAGRTTRYAGTP
- a CDS encoding VOC family protein; this encodes MTTGSGIQGIQLDHVAVATYDQDGAWPRYAGDLGGRWISRGESVGFTAAQVAFGNGMRLEVLEPNLVEHNDFLQRFLDRNGPGPHHLTYKVRDLVSALGQAELAGYRPVSVDLSSDHWKEAFLHPKDAPGVVIQLAQAAGDWSSPPPADLPTSRRARPAVLEHVTHVVGDLTDGTRLFCDLLSGGVLDEGTDEIGRYVLVGWPGPGRVRLVSPAAGSPVRAWLGSRVGAVHHIAFSLDDPDDVPAAKEVSPGVWELAPEDNDGVRLVLRRA